A genomic region of Brevibacillus sp. JNUCC-41 contains the following coding sequences:
- a CDS encoding NUDIX domain-containing protein: MWGKWILVERCKNVWLAVSGLVISDKGEWLVVNKRYGGLKGQWSLPAGFVKNDETVDEAVVREVLEETGVQTEIEGIVGMRSGVIKGDISDNMLIFLLKPVSFEVTAQLDELYEAKFYDPDLLMQEGKQSLLLEQLLAFKKERMQTMLDGLNPGDQFGYTSYKLFM, encoded by the coding sequence ATGTGGGGGAAGTGGATTTTGGTGGAACGATGCAAAAATGTTTGGCTGGCAGTGTCCGGCCTTGTGATATCTGATAAAGGTGAGTGGCTGGTCGTGAATAAAAGGTATGGCGGATTGAAAGGGCAATGGTCGCTTCCGGCAGGTTTTGTCAAAAATGATGAAACCGTCGATGAAGCTGTCGTAAGGGAAGTGTTGGAGGAGACGGGTGTTCAAACAGAAATTGAAGGCATTGTAGGTATGAGAAGCGGAGTCATCAAAGGGGATATAAGTGATAATATGTTGATATTTTTACTTAAACCAGTCAGTTTTGAAGTAACCGCTCAATTGGATGAATTATATGAAGCTAAATTTTATGACCCTGATTTACTCATGCAGGAGGGGAAGCAATCTTTACTATTGGAACAGCTTTTAGCTTTTAAAAAGGAAAGAATGCAGACGATGCTTGACGGGTTGAACCCGGGAGATCAATTTGGATATACATCATATAAATTATTCATGTGA
- a CDS encoding 3D domain-containing protein codes for MKIVKALFLRVAIIILFILAIESTLNHVFGAVPEGHPFDQAMRQHRMLGLEYKAIHSGGQVATLMASASTSNGPTTIAEAIELSKYPKHEVLATGYTAGYESTGKYPESPSYGITYSGVKVKRDLFSTIAADLAVFPLGTILWIPGYGYGVVADKGGAIKGNHLDLYYETVQDVYENWGKKTLEVYVVQKGNGELSEEQLSKLNETKIKQVFKPKIAEKTLNENVASFAF; via the coding sequence ATGAAGATTGTAAAGGCATTATTTCTGAGGGTTGCTATTATCATATTATTTATCTTGGCCATCGAATCAACCTTGAATCATGTTTTTGGAGCTGTGCCTGAAGGCCATCCTTTTGACCAGGCAATGAGACAGCATCGAATGCTTGGTCTCGAATATAAAGCGATCCATAGTGGAGGCCAAGTTGCAACGCTAATGGCATCGGCATCCACGAGCAATGGTCCGACGACGATAGCGGAGGCAATCGAGCTCTCGAAATACCCGAAGCATGAAGTTTTGGCTACAGGATATACAGCAGGGTATGAATCGACAGGAAAGTACCCGGAAAGCCCATCCTATGGAATCACATATTCAGGGGTGAAGGTGAAACGGGATCTGTTTTCCACCATTGCCGCCGATCTTGCCGTATTCCCTCTCGGAACCATCCTTTGGATTCCGGGCTATGGCTATGGGGTTGTAGCGGACAAGGGTGGTGCGATTAAAGGAAACCACCTGGACCTATACTACGAAACGGTACAAGATGTATATGAGAACTGGGGCAAGAAAACCCTTGAAGTATATGTTGTGCAAAAAGGGAATGGCGAGTTATCTGAAGAACAGCTAAGCAAGTTGAATGAAACAAAGATCAAGCAGGTATTCAAGCCGAAAATCGCTGAGAAAACATTGAACGAGAATGTAGCTTCCTTTGCTTTTTAA
- the ribD gene encoding bifunctional diaminohydroxyphosphoribosylaminopyrimidine deaminase/5-amino-6-(5-phosphoribosylamino)uracil reductase RibD: protein MNDDQYYMKLALDLAASAKGKTNPNPVVGAVIVKDGVIAGTGIHRKAGEPHAEVHAFKMAGEYAEGATLYVTLEPCSHYGKTPPCANLVKESGVRRVVVATQDPNPEVAGRGISIIKEAGIEVEVGILEKEAQRLNERFIHNMLTNRPFVISKYAMTLDGKLATHTGHSKWITGEESRHSVHLLRDEVDAILVGIGTVLADDPSLTTRLPEGGGKNPIRIILDSELRVPLDANVVQVSDAKTLIVTQEKAPADKMDLLREKGIEFIFIPKNETGLNLRALMEELYKKGITDVLLEGGSEVNASFLREGLIDKYLIYIAPKLLGGRNSLTPFTGMNVDTMDEAMDVSFSGVETFGEDIRITAYPKLK, encoded by the coding sequence ATGAATGATGATCAATATTACATGAAGCTGGCACTAGATTTGGCAGCCAGTGCAAAAGGAAAGACGAATCCGAATCCAGTGGTCGGTGCAGTCATAGTCAAAGACGGCGTGATAGCCGGGACAGGGATCCACCGTAAAGCGGGTGAACCGCATGCGGAAGTGCATGCTTTCAAAATGGCGGGTGAGTATGCAGAAGGTGCAACGCTTTATGTGACTCTTGAGCCTTGTTCACATTATGGAAAGACCCCTCCTTGTGCAAACTTGGTGAAAGAATCAGGTGTCCGGAGAGTTGTAGTGGCTACTCAAGATCCGAATCCGGAAGTGGCCGGCAGAGGGATATCGATCATAAAGGAAGCGGGCATTGAAGTGGAAGTTGGCATCCTGGAAAAGGAAGCTCAAAGGCTGAATGAGCGTTTCATTCACAATATGCTGACGAATCGGCCATTTGTCATATCGAAGTATGCGATGACGCTCGATGGAAAACTTGCAACCCATACAGGCCATTCAAAATGGATAACAGGGGAAGAATCACGTCATTCCGTTCATTTGCTGCGTGATGAGGTGGATGCCATTCTTGTTGGTATCGGGACAGTATTGGCCGATGATCCATCACTGACGACCAGACTTCCGGAAGGCGGAGGGAAAAATCCGATCCGGATCATTTTAGACAGTGAATTACGGGTTCCCTTGGATGCCAATGTTGTACAAGTATCAGATGCAAAAACCTTGATCGTAACACAGGAAAAAGCACCTGCGGATAAAATGGACCTTTTACGTGAAAAAGGGATCGAATTCATTTTCATCCCCAAAAACGAGACGGGACTGAATCTAAGGGCTTTGATGGAAGAGCTGTATAAAAAGGGGATTACGGATGTTTTGCTGGAAGGCGGAAGCGAAGTGAATGCCTCTTTCCTTAGGGAAGGGCTCATCGATAAATACTTGATTTATATAGCCCCTAAACTATTGGGCGGAAGAAACTCATTAACACCGTTTACTGGAATGAATGTGGATACGATGGATGAAGCGATGGATGTTTCCTTCTCTGGCGTGGAAACGTTTGGCGAGGACATACGCATCACGGCTTATCCTAAATTAAAATAG
- a CDS encoding 5' nucleotidase, NT5C type — protein sequence MKFGFDIDDTLINLREFAFHLYNEKLNTNIEISKFRALKTLEIHEAFGLDKEAGGKMWNSLAEEVYYSSCPAFEGAVETLQELERDGHEVYYITARKAEHGERTKKWLIENGFPVKDDHFYCGMKDHEKIETIRKLELDYYFDDKPAVLETLLDIPTKVYAIDNSYNRELDIPRLTSWFELKEILSK from the coding sequence ATGAAATTTGGTTTTGATATTGACGATACCCTTATTAACTTGAGGGAGTTTGCGTTCCATCTTTATAATGAAAAGCTTAATACGAATATAGAGATATCGAAATTCAGAGCTTTAAAGACGTTGGAGATCCATGAAGCTTTCGGGCTTGATAAAGAGGCTGGGGGCAAGATGTGGAACAGCCTTGCCGAGGAAGTTTATTATTCATCCTGTCCAGCCTTCGAGGGCGCAGTGGAAACGCTGCAGGAGCTTGAACGCGATGGTCATGAAGTCTATTACATCACAGCCAGGAAAGCGGAGCATGGTGAACGGACGAAAAAATGGCTGATTGAAAACGGCTTTCCGGTTAAGGATGACCATTTTTACTGCGGTATGAAGGATCATGAAAAAATTGAAACGATCCGCAAATTGGAACTGGATTATTATTTTGATGATAAACCGGCAGTGCTGGAAACTTTATTGGATATTCCAACGAAAGTGTATGCAATAGATAATTCCTATAACAGGGAATTGGATATTCCAAGACTGACAAGCTGGTTTGAATTAAAAGAAATCCTCTCCAAATAA
- a CDS encoding GTP cyclohydrolase II: MKITEETKNLLIDKMNIIKTPGKADICLVGPVNLPVEQGDFSTVFQWYTWLQLDGADNDKEAVLDSLSEANLAFGQQSSVLVYGDFKNSGDALVRMHSICHTGDIFGSKRCDCGYQLHQSMKMIAEHGCGAIFYLADHEGRGIGLFSKSLAYLLQQEGYDTVEANEALGFEDDTRSYEGAIRVLSELRENPVTLITNNPKKLDALMKHGLAAKDHIPLWGGLTEDNSFYLDTKVKKSGHIPQKKPTLIV; the protein is encoded by the coding sequence ATGAAAATAACCGAGGAAACAAAAAACCTTTTAATAGATAAAATGAATATCATCAAAACCCCGGGAAAAGCTGATATATGCCTTGTGGGACCTGTGAACCTGCCTGTTGAACAAGGAGATTTCTCAACGGTTTTCCAGTGGTATACATGGCTTCAGCTTGACGGCGCGGATAATGACAAGGAAGCGGTGCTTGATTCGCTTTCGGAAGCCAACCTCGCTTTTGGACAGCAATCCTCCGTATTGGTGTATGGAGATTTTAAAAATTCGGGGGATGCACTTGTCCGGATGCATAGCATCTGTCACACGGGTGATATCTTCGGCAGTAAACGCTGTGATTGCGGCTACCAGCTCCACCAATCAATGAAAATGATAGCCGAACATGGGTGCGGGGCCATCTTTTACCTTGCAGACCATGAAGGAAGAGGGATCGGCCTGTTTTCCAAATCACTTGCCTATTTGCTTCAGCAGGAGGGTTATGACACGGTAGAGGCGAATGAGGCTTTAGGATTCGAAGATGATACGCGATCTTACGAGGGAGCCATTCGAGTGTTGAGTGAACTGCGCGAGAATCCGGTGACTTTAATCACGAACAACCCCAAAAAGCTGGACGCCCTCATGAAGCATGGACTTGCGGCAAAGGACCATATTCCGCTTTGGGGCGGTTTGACGGAAGATAATAGTTTCTATCTGGATACAAAAGTTAAGAAGTCTGGACATATTCCCCAAAAGAAGCCAACTTTGATTGTATAA
- a CDS encoding cobalamin-binding protein produces the protein MKIISLCPSNTELCTYLGIEDQLIAIDDYSDWPETIQHLPKVGPDLSIDINHVESLKPDLVLASLSVPGMEKNIEGLKERNIPHIIFNPQSLEDIAKDLVTLGEAMDLKEKAEEQAAKFRHAILQYKNVADKIETKPSLYWEWWPNPLFSPGGVNWLSEISTLAGGYNLFEDVDMASIQVTSEDVKKKDPDHICLAWVGVPLRKVNPELVKKRKGWSDMKAVRDNNIHIMEEPLFCRPSPRLLDGLSKLAKTLHPEAYKSMA, from the coding sequence TTGAAAATAATCTCTCTTTGCCCCAGCAATACGGAACTATGCACATATCTAGGGATTGAAGATCAGCTTATCGCCATCGATGACTACTCTGATTGGCCTGAAACCATACAGCACCTGCCCAAGGTGGGGCCAGACTTATCGATCGACATCAATCATGTTGAATCACTAAAACCCGATTTGGTGCTGGCTTCCCTGAGTGTACCGGGAATGGAAAAAAATATTGAAGGGCTAAAAGAAAGGAACATCCCCCATATCATCTTCAACCCGCAATCACTTGAAGATATCGCAAAAGATTTAGTGACCTTGGGCGAGGCCATGGATCTTAAGGAAAAAGCAGAGGAACAGGCTGCCAAATTCCGTCATGCCATCCTTCAATATAAAAACGTCGCCGACAAAATCGAAACAAAGCCTTCCCTGTATTGGGAATGGTGGCCTAATCCCTTATTCAGCCCAGGGGGAGTTAATTGGTTATCCGAAATCAGCACGCTTGCGGGAGGATATAACCTTTTCGAAGATGTCGACATGGCAAGCATTCAAGTCACTTCCGAAGATGTCAAAAAAAAGGACCCCGACCATATTTGCTTAGCTTGGGTCGGTGTCCCTTTACGAAAAGTAAACCCAGAGCTGGTCAAGAAACGGAAAGGGTGGTCTGATATGAAGGCCGTCCGGGATAACAATATTCACATCATGGAGGAACCATTATTCTGCCGGCCTTCTCCGCGTTTACTGGATGGTCTTTCCAAATTGGCAAAGACCCTGCATCCTGAAGCCTACAAAAGCATGGCCTAA
- a CDS encoding NAD(P)/FAD-dependent oxidoreductase — MEVNEKVYDITIIGGGPVGLFTAFYGGMRQASVKIIESLPQLGGQLSALYPEKFIYDIAGFPKVRAQELVNNLKEQMAKFEQDVVLEQAVQEVEKQADGVFKLTTDKEIHYSKTIIITAGNGAFQPRRIEIDDAKKYESSNLHYFIDDLNHFAGKKVVVFGGGDSAVDWALMLEPIAEKVSIIHRRDKFRAHEHSVETLKNSKVEIKTPYIPSELIGTDGRIHTIVIKDTNGEDTETMEVDAVIVNYGFVSSLGPIKEWGLDIQKNSILVNSRMETNIPGIYAAGDIATYDGKVKLIASGFGEAPTAVNHAKQYIDPKAKVQPMHSSSMF; from the coding sequence TTGGAAGTTAATGAAAAAGTTTATGATATTACCATCATTGGCGGAGGCCCAGTTGGATTATTCACTGCATTTTATGGGGGAATGAGACAGGCATCCGTAAAAATCATCGAGAGCCTACCACAATTAGGCGGACAATTGTCTGCCCTTTATCCTGAAAAATTCATCTATGATATCGCCGGTTTCCCCAAAGTGCGCGCACAGGAGCTAGTGAATAATTTGAAAGAACAAATGGCAAAGTTCGAACAGGATGTTGTCTTGGAGCAGGCCGTTCAAGAAGTGGAAAAGCAAGCCGATGGAGTTTTCAAGTTAACGACTGATAAAGAAATCCATTACTCCAAAACAATTATCATCACAGCTGGAAATGGGGCTTTCCAACCCCGCCGCATCGAGATTGATGATGCAAAAAAATATGAAAGCAGTAACCTTCACTATTTCATCGATGACCTCAATCATTTTGCCGGCAAAAAAGTGGTGGTTTTCGGCGGTGGAGATTCGGCGGTGGACTGGGCCCTGATGCTGGAGCCAATCGCCGAGAAAGTGAGCATCATACACAGAAGGGATAAATTCCGTGCCCACGAACATAGTGTAGAAACACTTAAGAATTCAAAAGTTGAAATAAAGACTCCTTACATACCTTCAGAGTTGATTGGTACAGACGGACGCATCCATACAATAGTCATCAAGGATACAAATGGTGAAGATACAGAGACGATGGAGGTAGATGCAGTCATCGTCAACTACGGCTTCGTTTCTTCCCTTGGTCCCATTAAGGAATGGGGACTCGATATCCAGAAGAACAGTATTTTGGTGAATTCCAGAATGGAAACGAATATCCCTGGAATTTATGCAGCAGGTGATATTGCAACATATGATGGCAAAGTAAAATTGATTGCAAGTGGTTTTGGTGAGGCTCCCACTGCCGTCAATCACGCCAAACAATATATTGACCCAAAAGCAAAAGTCCAGCCGATGCACAGCTCTTCCATGTTTTAA
- a CDS encoding NAD(P)/FAD-dependent oxidoreductase, producing the protein MKKPTIVVLGAGYGGLMTVTRLQKALGQNEAEIVLVNKNDYHYETTWLHEASAGTLHHDRVRYPIKSVINSKVKFIQDSVLEVKTENKKVILENGEISYDYLVIGLGPESETFGIQGLKEYAFSISNVNTARKIRDHIQLQFATYSTEVEKNDDRLTIVVGGAGFTGIEFLGELANRVPQLCKEYDIDFQKVRMYCVEAAPAVLPGFDPELVDYAVSYLEKKGVEFKIGTPIKGATPEGIIVAKGEDEVEEIKAGTVVWAAGVRGNSVIEASGFEAMRGRIKVNLDMRAPGHDDIFIVGDCALIINEEINRPYPPTAQIAMQQGEVIAKNLTKLVRNESDLETFTFENKGTVCSLGEDNAIGVVFGKKVTGKTASFMKKMVDNRALLLIGGASLVAKKGKFNVL; encoded by the coding sequence TTGAAAAAGCCAACTATCGTTGTTTTGGGAGCAGGTTATGGTGGATTGATGACTGTTACTCGCTTACAGAAGGCATTAGGTCAAAATGAAGCAGAAATCGTATTAGTTAACAAAAATGATTACCACTATGAAACAACATGGCTACATGAAGCATCCGCTGGAACTCTACATCATGATCGTGTGCGCTATCCTATCAAAAGTGTCATTAACAGCAAAGTTAAATTCATCCAGGACTCTGTTTTGGAAGTGAAAACAGAAAACAAAAAAGTCATCCTTGAAAACGGCGAAATTTCTTATGATTACTTAGTGATTGGACTTGGACCTGAATCGGAAACATTCGGAATCCAAGGGCTAAAAGAATATGCTTTCTCTATCTCCAACGTGAACACTGCACGAAAAATCCGTGACCATATCCAATTGCAATTCGCTACGTACAGTACTGAGGTCGAGAAGAATGATGACCGCTTGACGATCGTTGTTGGAGGAGCAGGATTTACGGGTATCGAATTCCTTGGCGAATTGGCTAACCGTGTCCCTCAACTATGTAAAGAGTACGACATCGATTTCCAAAAGGTCCGTATGTACTGTGTGGAGGCAGCACCAGCGGTCCTTCCTGGCTTTGATCCGGAATTGGTGGATTATGCAGTATCTTACCTTGAGAAAAAAGGTGTGGAATTCAAGATCGGTACACCTATCAAGGGGGCGACTCCCGAAGGCATCATCGTGGCAAAAGGCGAAGATGAAGTGGAAGAAATCAAAGCGGGCACCGTTGTCTGGGCAGCTGGCGTACGTGGAAATTCCGTGATAGAGGCTTCCGGTTTTGAAGCTATGCGCGGACGCATCAAAGTGAACCTTGACATGCGGGCACCGGGTCATGACGATATTTTCATCGTGGGGGATTGCGCTTTGATCATCAACGAGGAAATTAATCGTCCATATCCACCTACTGCCCAAATCGCCATGCAGCAGGGTGAGGTCATTGCGAAGAACCTGACTAAATTGGTTCGTAATGAAAGCGACCTTGAAACGTTCACTTTCGAAAACAAAGGAACGGTATGTTCACTTGGTGAAGACAACGCGATTGGTGTTGTCTTCGGCAAGAAAGTTACAGGTAAGACTGCATCATTCATGAAGAAAATGGTTGATAACAGAGCATTGTTATTGATTGGCGGAGCTTCCCTTGTTGCAAAAAAAGGTAAATTCAACGTCCTTTAA
- a CDS encoding divergent PAP2 family protein yields the protein MELLLNFPLIAALIAIFFAQFIKVPIHFIAFRKVNWSLINSTGGMPSSHSAAVSALTVAVGIETGMDSPVFAVATIFAVITMFDATGVRRQAGEQAAVLNQLVTDFNTFVEQAKNWQKKEDKQKQQQLKELLGHKPIEVFFGALTGVFIALALHFFIFQG from the coding sequence TTGGAATTATTACTCAACTTCCCTTTAATCGCAGCATTGATTGCCATTTTCTTTGCTCAATTCATTAAAGTGCCCATCCACTTCATAGCATTTCGTAAAGTGAACTGGTCACTCATTAACTCCACAGGCGGTATGCCAAGCTCCCACTCTGCGGCCGTGTCAGCCCTAACCGTAGCGGTAGGAATCGAAACCGGAATGGATTCCCCTGTATTTGCGGTTGCCACGATCTTTGCAGTCATCACGATGTTCGATGCAACAGGAGTGAGACGGCAGGCAGGGGAACAGGCAGCTGTCCTGAACCAGCTCGTTACCGACTTCAATACATTTGTCGAGCAAGCAAAGAACTGGCAGAAAAAAGAAGATAAACAGAAACAACAACAATTAAAGGAACTGTTGGGCCATAAGCCAATCGAGGTATTTTTCGGAGCCTTGACCGGAGTATTCATTGCACTGGCACTTCATTTTTTCATCTTTCAAGGGTAG
- a CDS encoding YuiB family protein — protein sequence MPLPVLIISILLFFILFFGIGFLLNMLFRSSWIMVILFPIVFIIIVNETKLIEYFRNPGISFSNLGTNLTSLHTADIIILSSGLLGAVLAGVVIKILRKKGYQMF from the coding sequence ATGCCATTGCCTGTTTTAATTATCTCAATACTCTTATTTTTCATATTGTTTTTCGGAATTGGCTTTTTGCTGAATATGCTTTTTCGTTCTTCGTGGATCATGGTCATCTTATTTCCAATCGTCTTCATCATCATTGTCAATGAAACAAAGCTAATAGAATATTTTAGAAATCCGGGAATCTCTTTTTCCAATCTTGGAACGAACCTTACATCCCTTCATACGGCAGACATCATTATTTTATCAAGCGGGCTGCTTGGTGCGGTTTTAGCGGGTGTGGTCATCAAGATTCTAAGGAAAAAAGGATATCAAATGTTTTAA
- a CDS encoding leucyl aminopeptidase — MFTVKDSLNIDLIDECLILGVFEGPVKFTGIGKEADERLDGQLTELVKAGEISSKKKSVVKIHTLGKLSVKRLIFVGLGKEKELSFETLREALGKARKTIKESKVTTLSIALDTFTTENLDALDAAHACSEAFELASYKFDGYKQKSNQVEKSLESITVYSEYGQEEVGAALHVGRIFGRATNSARTLVNTPGNLLTSTDLADYSSALGERYGFEVEILEKGDMLKLGMGALLAVNKGSAEPPKMIVLKYQGKDEWKDVIGLVGKGITFDTGGYSLKTKAGIVGMKTDMGGAAAVLGAMEIIGELGPDQNVVAVIPSTDNMISGDAFKPDDVITAMSGKTIEVLNTDAEGRLVLADAMTYAKHHGADYLIDVATLTGGVITALGMDMTGAMTNDTEFYEQVVNASEEAGEPIWRLPITEKDKERVRNSKIADLNNSPGGAGHAIMGGAFVGEFAEGTPWVHLDIAGTSTTSNNSELCTAGATGVMARTLALLVETFETKTS, encoded by the coding sequence ATGTTCACAGTAAAAGATTCCTTGAATATAGATTTGATTGACGAATGCCTGATTCTAGGCGTATTTGAAGGACCCGTAAAATTTACAGGCATAGGAAAAGAAGCGGATGAGCGATTGGACGGCCAGCTAACAGAGTTAGTGAAAGCGGGAGAAATCTCTTCTAAGAAAAAATCGGTGGTCAAAATACATACATTAGGTAAATTAAGCGTAAAGAGATTGATTTTCGTAGGGTTGGGCAAGGAAAAGGAGCTATCCTTTGAAACCCTTCGCGAAGCGTTGGGAAAAGCGCGTAAGACGATTAAAGAATCCAAGGTTACGACTCTTTCGATCGCTTTGGATACATTCACGACTGAAAATCTGGATGCATTGGACGCAGCGCATGCTTGTTCCGAGGCTTTCGAACTTGCTTCCTATAAATTTGATGGATACAAGCAAAAATCGAATCAGGTTGAAAAAAGCCTCGAATCAATCACGGTTTACAGTGAATATGGTCAAGAAGAGGTCGGTGCCGCGCTTCATGTAGGGAGAATCTTCGGAAGGGCGACGAACTCAGCCAGAACATTGGTCAACACACCAGGTAATTTGTTGACTTCCACGGATTTGGCGGATTATTCATCCGCCTTGGGCGAACGTTATGGTTTTGAAGTGGAGATACTCGAGAAGGGAGATATGCTCAAGTTGGGAATGGGCGCACTACTTGCTGTCAATAAAGGCTCGGCCGAACCTCCGAAAATGATCGTCCTGAAGTATCAAGGTAAGGATGAATGGAAGGATGTTATCGGGCTGGTCGGTAAGGGCATCACATTCGATACGGGTGGATACTCACTGAAAACGAAGGCTGGAATCGTTGGGATGAAAACGGATATGGGCGGTGCGGCAGCTGTTTTAGGTGCAATGGAAATTATCGGCGAATTAGGTCCCGATCAAAATGTCGTGGCTGTCATTCCATCTACTGATAACATGATCAGCGGTGATGCATTCAAGCCGGATGATGTGATCACTGCCATGAGCGGTAAGACGATAGAGGTGTTGAATACGGATGCGGAAGGCCGGCTGGTTTTGGCGGATGCCATGACGTACGCTAAACATCATGGGGCTGACTATCTTATTGACGTTGCCACCTTAACGGGCGGTGTAATAACGGCGCTGGGCATGGATATGACGGGTGCAATGACAAATGACACGGAATTCTATGAGCAGGTGGTCAACGCCTCAGAGGAGGCCGGAGAGCCCATTTGGAGATTGCCGATTACAGAAAAGGATAAAGAACGGGTACGCAATAGTAAAATAGCGGATTTGAATAATTCACCTGGAGGGGCAGGACATGCAATCATGGGTGGTGCCTTCGTCGGCGAATTTGCTGAAGGCACTCCGTGGGTCCATCTGGATATTGCCGGAACTTCCACAACCTCGAACAACTCCGAATTGTGCACGGCGGGGGCTACCGGTGTCATGGCACGAACGCTTGCACTATTGGTTGAAACCTTTGAAACGAAAACAAGCTGA
- a CDS encoding hotdog fold thioesterase, with amino-acid sequence MERNIEQSLIGTLGIEMKEVGDGKVIAKMPVDERTRQPYGLLHGGASVALAESVASFGGMQLVDRTKQAVVGLEINANHVRGVRSGFVTAEGNILHRGKTTMVWDVKIRDEESHLICVSRCTLAVIDLPKPK; translated from the coding sequence ATGGAAAGAAATATTGAACAGTCATTGATCGGCACGCTTGGGATAGAAATGAAAGAAGTCGGTGATGGGAAAGTCATTGCGAAGATGCCTGTAGATGAACGAACTAGGCAGCCGTATGGTTTATTGCACGGGGGAGCGTCCGTTGCCCTTGCTGAATCTGTTGCAAGTTTTGGCGGCATGCAGCTGGTGGATCGTACAAAACAGGCTGTCGTCGGCCTTGAAATCAATGCCAATCATGTAAGGGGCGTCCGTTCCGGTTTTGTTACCGCAGAAGGGAACATCCTCCATCGCGGGAAGACGACGATGGTGTGGGACGTGAAAATCCGTGATGAGGAGAGTCATCTTATCTGCGTTTCACGCTGTACATTGGCCGTTATCGACTTACCAAAACCAAAATGA
- a CDS encoding FAD-dependent monooxygenase, whose product MLVKSDVCIVGSGPGGALLAYLLAKQDISVVLLERHSEVSREFRGEFLNDEGEGILKKHGLFQSVERLGLLRMEQIEYWNDGQIFKRIFPEWPVDHVGIHVPQNHLLTAILNEAEKLDSFQLMMNTRVTDLIQDEMGRFTGVKARNGGNDLEVQSSLIIGADGRFSIVRKKAGIPVVIKNHGYDLLWAKIPAPEGWKPSIKMALVNGSQVALFTQAGGFIQIGWNIEHGSFPHLRKQHFDPFIEDLLFAFPELKKVVGENIRSWHDFILLDVYSSYCETWTKDGVALLGDAAHTMTPTGAFGLNCAMKDADILAELISGCILKGDAGFLGLKMAEPKRKAEIDRLQAIQVDKEISFASQFAAAYV is encoded by the coding sequence ATGTTGGTTAAATCAGATGTATGCATAGTAGGATCAGGACCTGGAGGAGCCCTGCTGGCCTACCTATTGGCCAAGCAGGACATTTCAGTCGTATTGCTTGAGAGGCATTCTGAGGTTTCAAGGGAGTTCAGGGGCGAGTTCTTGAACGATGAAGGAGAGGGCATTCTTAAAAAACATGGTTTATTCCAGAGTGTGGAAAGACTGGGCTTGCTTAGGATGGAACAAATTGAATATTGGAATGACGGCCAAATATTCAAAAGGATTTTCCCTGAATGGCCTGTCGATCATGTTGGGATACATGTCCCTCAAAATCATCTGCTTACAGCTATATTGAATGAAGCCGAAAAGCTGGACTCTTTTCAATTGATGATGAATACGAGGGTTACGGACTTGATACAGGATGAAATGGGCCGTTTTACGGGTGTCAAGGCCCGAAATGGCGGAAATGACCTGGAAGTGCAAAGTTCATTGATAATCGGGGCGGACGGCAGATTTTCCATCGTTCGAAAAAAAGCGGGGATTCCAGTCGTGATAAAAAATCATGGTTATGATTTACTGTGGGCAAAAATTCCAGCCCCCGAGGGATGGAAGCCTTCGATCAAGATGGCATTGGTCAATGGCTCACAGGTTGCCCTCTTCACTCAGGCTGGAGGTTTCATCCAAATTGGCTGGAATATAGAACATGGTTCGTTTCCGCATTTGCGAAAACAGCATTTTGATCCGTTCATCGAAGATTTGCTTTTTGCCTTTCCTGAATTAAAAAAGGTTGTGGGTGAAAATATCCGCTCTTGGCATGACTTCATTTTATTGGATGTTTACAGTAGCTATTGTGAAACATGGACAAAGGATGGCGTTGCTTTATTAGGTGATGCAGCCCATACGATGACGCCTACAGGTGCATTCGGACTCAATTGTGCCATGAAGGATGCAGATATATTAGCCGAGCTTATTTCTGGATGCATCCTGAAGGGGGATGCTGGTTTCCTTGGGCTTAAAATGGCTGAGCCAAAAAGAAAAGCCGAAATTGATAGATTACAGGCCATTCAGGTGGACAAGGAAATTTCCTTCGCATCACAGTTTGCCGCCGCTTATGTTTGA